The Cryptomeria japonica chromosome 2, Sugi_1.0, whole genome shotgun sequence region tactatttatcaaaagttaaaataaaatcgAAAAACTAATTTAGAGTTGTCTGCCTAAAAGCCTTCAACTGTATTAACGTGACTTATGTTATCTCTAGTTGCATGCTGGGATCATTATCGAATAGTTTTTTCATATCATAGCTTATGGGTTTATTATTAAAGGTGATAATCCAtccatatatttaaatttaaattttaaaggtTGCACAAGATTCAAAAATGAGATAGGATAAAACAATGAACAATGAATGATGGTTTATATTTCAAGTCAAATCTATTTAAATGCCATATCCTTCTATCAATTGTATTAAATGCAAATGAAGAGGTGAAAGAGATTTATTTTCATTCAACACTAGATTATTAAATGATATATGGAAATGAATATGGAAATCTAAGAAAGAGATATAAATCAAATCTGACTGAGCGGGGGAATGCTCTGAGCATTCTTGAAAACATTGTTGGGATCGAATTTAGTCTTGATTTGCACCAGCCTAAGGAAATTCCCTCCAAAATACTTTTCGCCCCACGACTGTGCCTGTTCTACGGTGGAGGTTCCATTAGCAGATGCGTGGCCCAAGTCAAGGTCTACGTAGTTGACGTACGCAGCTCTGGGAGAATTGGAAACGTAAGGAGTCATGTATTCGTACAACATTCGCATCCAAGCCACAGACTCTGCATCATCGGTAGCTTCATCCCAGTTGATTATATACTGAATTTCATATAAATTCCCTGCTCGATGGGGGAAGGGAAGCTGAGTGGATGGTATCCTATTCATTACGCCTCCAAAGGGAGCCAAGATCATTATGCTGTCGCGCTTCTGTTCCATAATATTCCATGCTCCCTGTAGGCCTGATGCAGGGATAGGGCTCTTCACATAATCGGACTTATTCTTGAAGTACCTTTTGGTGGGAAGATATCTGTTGAGGAAGTCGGCAGAATATCCGTTGGCCACGGCAGTGTAGATTACAGAGCCAATCCAGTCTGTCTCGTTACAATCGGCGGCACCCAGACCCAGCTCAGGAAAGATCCCATTCATAAGTTGGAGGAGTTGAGGTAAGGGACCCAAATACATTCCATTGAATGTAAGATAAATAGGACTGTCTCCGAACACAAAGACACGGATATACAGATCCTCGGGGGCTAAAGGTGCAACAGTTTGCCACCGTTGTACAAGCTCTGTCACGTTATCGCTTCCCGTTCTGTTGAAGTTGAACGCAGTTATAATGGGAGGCACTTGGACAAGCCTTATCTGCCACGCCACAACAACTCCCCAACTCCCTCCG contains the following coding sequences:
- the LOC131053799 gene encoding berberine bridge enzyme-like D-1, which translates into the protein MAFWNYMRTFSLFVLLWVVILGGRDAVVAYSSLNASPLDLNSCLSGNGIQNVTFKSSSSSGNYYSLLEFSLQNLRYAEESLPKPYAIIVPENRDQLHKSVQCSIQNRWQIVVRSGGHSYEGLSSTSQAPNFVIIDVMKLEKVEVDMESKTAWVESGATFGQLYSAIANKTSLYGFPTGVCPTVGVGGAFSGGGLGLLSRKYGVAADHIINALLVDASGELVDRFGMGEDVFWALRGGGGGSWGVVVAWQIRLVQVPPIITAFNFNRTGSDNVTELVQRWQTVAPLAPEDLYIRVFVFGDSPIYLTFNGMYLGPLPQLLQLMNGIFPELGLGAADCNETDWIGSVIYTAVANGYSADFLNRYLPTKRYFKNKSDYVKSPIPASGLQGAWNIMEQKRDSIMILAPFGGVMNRIPSTQLPFPHRAGNLYEIQYIINWDEATDDAESVAWMRMLYEYMTPYVSNSPRAAYVNYVDLDLGHASANGTSTVEQAQSWGEKYFGGNFLRLVQIKTKFDPNNVFKNAQSIPPLSQI